One window of the Solanum stenotomum isolate F172 chromosome 11, ASM1918654v1, whole genome shotgun sequence genome contains the following:
- the LOC125845031 gene encoding DEAD-box ATP-dependent RNA helicase 50 isoform X1 encodes MLAAPRPPSLTVGCFKFQKPSANVNLVQRNFGNSNCKRVVVAAKATYSRVPLDTPGAYQLTDEDTGEKFIVWGGAEDDSSNSPIPSNEVLSWKPLLSPNNNNNNDSTINQASNRGSTGNFGRLKFRRMRDLVRKSYTKNKERDVIEHDEHNVRNTSSQSSTSSYGEPDQLKEKQKLSARALAKIQQLESRKNSPKTIRMEDEGYNGEFDAESARLVDSGSKASASSLRGWGGGQSIHHRSMGEEISRGRQNLDDRNNFFSRKSFQDMGCSDYMIEALRNQHFVRPSHIQSMTFEPIMAGKSCIISDQSGSGKTLAYLLPLIQRLRQEELQGLSKLSPQSPRVVILAPTAELASQVLNTCRSFSKSGVPFRSMVVTGGFRQRTQLENLRQELDVLIATPGRFMFLIKEGYLQLTNLKCAVLDEVDILFNDEDFETAFQCLINSSPIITQYLFVTATLPMDIYNKLIESFPDCELVTGPGMHRTSPGLEEVLVDCSGDETAEKSPDTAFLNKKNALLQLVERSPVPKTIVFCNKIDSCRKVENALKRFDRKGFAIKILPFHAALDQESRLANMKEFRSSKVEDVSLFLVCTDRASRGIDFEGVDHVVLFDYPRDPSEYVRRVGRTARGAGGKGKAFIFVVGKQVSLARRVMERNSKGHPLHDVPSILT; translated from the exons ATGCTTGCTGCACCAAGACCACCATCCCTGACAGTGGGATGTTTCAAGTTCCAAAAGCCATCTGCGAATGTTAATCTTGTACAGAGAAATTTTGGAAACAGTAATTGCAAAAGGGTTGTGGTTGCAGCCAAAGCTACATACTCTCGTGTGCCTTTGGACACTCCGGGGGCTTACCAGCTCACAGATGAAGACACTGGAGAGAAATTTATTGTTTGGGGAGGTGCTGAAGATGACTCTTCTAACTCTCCTATCCCTTCCAACGAAGTTCTCTCTTGGAAACCTCTCCTTTctcccaacaacaacaacaacaacgacagCACTATCAATCAAG CTTCTAATAGGGGATCAACAGGGAACTTTGGCAGACTGAAATTTCGAAGAATGAGAGATCTAGTTAGAAAAAGCTACACAAAAAACAAAGAACGTGATGTTATTGAACACGATGAACACAATGTTAGAAATACCTCTTCTCAATCATCAACAAGTTCATATGGTGAACCTGATCAgttaaaagagaaacaaaagcTCAGTGCTCGAGCTCTTGCCAAAATTCAACAGCTAGAATCCAGAAAAAATTCCCCAAAAACAATCAGAATGGAAGATGAAGGCTATAATGGTGAATTTGATGCAGAATCTGCCCGATTAGTTGATTCTGGATCAAAAGCTTCTGCTTCTTCCTTGCGTGGATGGGGCGGAGGGCAATCAATTCATCACAGATCTATGGGGGAAGAAATTTCCAGAGGAAGGCAAAACTTGGATGATCGGAACAATTTCTTTAGTAGAAAATCCTTTCAGGATATGGGATGCAGTGACTATATGATAGAAGCCTTAAGGAATCAGCATTTTGTGCGCCCTTCACATATTCAG TCTATGACATTTGAACCCATCATGGCTGGAAAGAGCTGCATAATATCTGATCAAAGTGGATCTGGAAAGACTTTGGCTTATCTACTACCACTTATTCAACGTCTTAGGCAAGAAGAACTTCAAGGACTTAGCAAACTGTCACCTCAAAGTCCTCGTGTTGTAATATTGGCACCAACAGCTGAATTGGCTTCTCAG GTTTTAAATACTTGCCGTTCATTCTCAAAATCTGGTGTTCCATTCCGTTCTATGGTTGTTACTGGTGGTTTTCGCCAGAGAACCCAACTGGAGAACCTAAGACAGGAGTTAGACGTTCTTATTGCAACTCCTGGTCGGTTTATGTTTCTTATCAAAGAGGGTTACTTGCAGTTAACTAACCTCAAGTG TGCTGTGCTGGATGAGGTTGACATCCTCTTTAATGATGAGGATTTTGAGACTGCATTTCAATGCTTGATTAATTCGTCACCTATCATCACACAATATCTATTTGTGACTGCTACTTTGCCCATGGACATATACAACAAGTTGATAGAAAGTTTTCCTGATTGCGAACTAGTGACTGGTCCTGGTATGCACCGTACAAGCCCTGGCTTGGAAGAG GTCCTTGTAGATTGTAGTGGAGATGAAACAGCTGAAAAAAGTCCGGATACAGCTTTTCTCAACAAAAAGAATGCACTACTTCAGCTGGTGGAACGTAGCCCAGTTCCAAAAACAATTGTCTTCTGTAACAAG ATTGATAGCTGCAGAAAAGTTGAGAACGCATTGAAGCGCTTTGATAGGAAAGGATTCGCGATAAAAATTTTACCGTTCCATGCTGCACTGGACCAAGAAAGCAGACTTGCGAACATGAAGGAGTTTCGTAGCTCAAAGGTGGAGGACGTTTCTTTGTTCTTGGTGTGTACTGATAG AGCATCCCGAGGTATTGACTTTGAAGGTGTAGACCATGTAGTCCTCTTTGATTATCCCCGAGACCCTAGTGAGTATGTACGTCGTGTTGGCAGAACTGCTAGGGGTGCTGGAGGAAAAGGAAAGGCATTCATATTTGTCGTTGGGAAGCAAGTTTCTCTTGCTCGAAGGGTTATGGAAAGAAACAGTAAAGGCCATCCACTCCATGACGTGCCATCAATATTGACTTAG
- the LOC125845031 gene encoding DEAD-box ATP-dependent RNA helicase 50 isoform X2 has translation MLAAPRPPSLTVGCFKFQKPSANVNLVQRNFGNSNCKRVVVAAKATYSRVPLDTPGAYQLTDEDTGEKFIVWGGAEDDSSNSPIPSNEVLSWKPLLSPNNNNNNDSTINQGNFGRLKFRRMRDLVRKSYTKNKERDVIEHDEHNVRNTSSQSSTSSYGEPDQLKEKQKLSARALAKIQQLESRKNSPKTIRMEDEGYNGEFDAESARLVDSGSKASASSLRGWGGGQSIHHRSMGEEISRGRQNLDDRNNFFSRKSFQDMGCSDYMIEALRNQHFVRPSHIQSMTFEPIMAGKSCIISDQSGSGKTLAYLLPLIQRLRQEELQGLSKLSPQSPRVVILAPTAELASQVLNTCRSFSKSGVPFRSMVVTGGFRQRTQLENLRQELDVLIATPGRFMFLIKEGYLQLTNLKCAVLDEVDILFNDEDFETAFQCLINSSPIITQYLFVTATLPMDIYNKLIESFPDCELVTGPGMHRTSPGLEEVLVDCSGDETAEKSPDTAFLNKKNALLQLVERSPVPKTIVFCNKIDSCRKVENALKRFDRKGFAIKILPFHAALDQESRLANMKEFRSSKVEDVSLFLVCTDRASRGIDFEGVDHVVLFDYPRDPSEYVRRVGRTARGAGGKGKAFIFVVGKQVSLARRVMERNSKGHPLHDVPSILT, from the exons ATGCTTGCTGCACCAAGACCACCATCCCTGACAGTGGGATGTTTCAAGTTCCAAAAGCCATCTGCGAATGTTAATCTTGTACAGAGAAATTTTGGAAACAGTAATTGCAAAAGGGTTGTGGTTGCAGCCAAAGCTACATACTCTCGTGTGCCTTTGGACACTCCGGGGGCTTACCAGCTCACAGATGAAGACACTGGAGAGAAATTTATTGTTTGGGGAGGTGCTGAAGATGACTCTTCTAACTCTCCTATCCCTTCCAACGAAGTTCTCTCTTGGAAACCTCTCCTTTctcccaacaacaacaacaacaacgacagCACTATCAATCAAG GGAACTTTGGCAGACTGAAATTTCGAAGAATGAGAGATCTAGTTAGAAAAAGCTACACAAAAAACAAAGAACGTGATGTTATTGAACACGATGAACACAATGTTAGAAATACCTCTTCTCAATCATCAACAAGTTCATATGGTGAACCTGATCAgttaaaagagaaacaaaagcTCAGTGCTCGAGCTCTTGCCAAAATTCAACAGCTAGAATCCAGAAAAAATTCCCCAAAAACAATCAGAATGGAAGATGAAGGCTATAATGGTGAATTTGATGCAGAATCTGCCCGATTAGTTGATTCTGGATCAAAAGCTTCTGCTTCTTCCTTGCGTGGATGGGGCGGAGGGCAATCAATTCATCACAGATCTATGGGGGAAGAAATTTCCAGAGGAAGGCAAAACTTGGATGATCGGAACAATTTCTTTAGTAGAAAATCCTTTCAGGATATGGGATGCAGTGACTATATGATAGAAGCCTTAAGGAATCAGCATTTTGTGCGCCCTTCACATATTCAG TCTATGACATTTGAACCCATCATGGCTGGAAAGAGCTGCATAATATCTGATCAAAGTGGATCTGGAAAGACTTTGGCTTATCTACTACCACTTATTCAACGTCTTAGGCAAGAAGAACTTCAAGGACTTAGCAAACTGTCACCTCAAAGTCCTCGTGTTGTAATATTGGCACCAACAGCTGAATTGGCTTCTCAG GTTTTAAATACTTGCCGTTCATTCTCAAAATCTGGTGTTCCATTCCGTTCTATGGTTGTTACTGGTGGTTTTCGCCAGAGAACCCAACTGGAGAACCTAAGACAGGAGTTAGACGTTCTTATTGCAACTCCTGGTCGGTTTATGTTTCTTATCAAAGAGGGTTACTTGCAGTTAACTAACCTCAAGTG TGCTGTGCTGGATGAGGTTGACATCCTCTTTAATGATGAGGATTTTGAGACTGCATTTCAATGCTTGATTAATTCGTCACCTATCATCACACAATATCTATTTGTGACTGCTACTTTGCCCATGGACATATACAACAAGTTGATAGAAAGTTTTCCTGATTGCGAACTAGTGACTGGTCCTGGTATGCACCGTACAAGCCCTGGCTTGGAAGAG GTCCTTGTAGATTGTAGTGGAGATGAAACAGCTGAAAAAAGTCCGGATACAGCTTTTCTCAACAAAAAGAATGCACTACTTCAGCTGGTGGAACGTAGCCCAGTTCCAAAAACAATTGTCTTCTGTAACAAG ATTGATAGCTGCAGAAAAGTTGAGAACGCATTGAAGCGCTTTGATAGGAAAGGATTCGCGATAAAAATTTTACCGTTCCATGCTGCACTGGACCAAGAAAGCAGACTTGCGAACATGAAGGAGTTTCGTAGCTCAAAGGTGGAGGACGTTTCTTTGTTCTTGGTGTGTACTGATAG AGCATCCCGAGGTATTGACTTTGAAGGTGTAGACCATGTAGTCCTCTTTGATTATCCCCGAGACCCTAGTGAGTATGTACGTCGTGTTGGCAGAACTGCTAGGGGTGCTGGAGGAAAAGGAAAGGCATTCATATTTGTCGTTGGGAAGCAAGTTTCTCTTGCTCGAAGGGTTATGGAAAGAAACAGTAAAGGCCATCCACTCCATGACGTGCCATCAATATTGACTTAG
- the LOC125845031 gene encoding DEAD-box ATP-dependent RNA helicase 50 isoform X3: MLAAPRPPSLTVGCFKFQKPSANVNLVQRNFGNSNCKRVVVAAKATYSRVPLDTPGAYQLTDEDTGEKFIVWGGAEDDSSNSPIPSNEVLSWKPLLSPNNNNNNDSTINQASNRGSTGNFGRLKFRRMRDLVRKSYTKNKERDVIEHDEHNVRNTSSQSSTSSYGEPDQLKEKQKLSARALAKIQQLESRKNSPKTIRMEDEGYNGEFDAESARLVDSGSKASASSLRGWGGGQSIHHRSMGEEISRGRQNLDDRNNFFSRKSFQDMGCSDYMIEALRNQHFVRPSHIQSMTFEPIMAGKSCIISDQSGSGKTLAYLLPLIQRLRQEELQGLSKLSPQSPRVVILAPTAELASQVLNTCRSFSKSGVPFRSMVVTGGFRQRTQLENLRQELDVLIATPGRFMFLIKEGYLQLTNLKCAVLDEVDILFNDEDFETAFQCLINSSPIITQYLFVTATLPMDIYNKLIESFPDCELVTGPGMHRTSPGLEEVLVDCSGDETAEKSPDTAFLNKKNALLQLVERSPVPKTIVFCNKILHVYAD, from the exons ATGCTTGCTGCACCAAGACCACCATCCCTGACAGTGGGATGTTTCAAGTTCCAAAAGCCATCTGCGAATGTTAATCTTGTACAGAGAAATTTTGGAAACAGTAATTGCAAAAGGGTTGTGGTTGCAGCCAAAGCTACATACTCTCGTGTGCCTTTGGACACTCCGGGGGCTTACCAGCTCACAGATGAAGACACTGGAGAGAAATTTATTGTTTGGGGAGGTGCTGAAGATGACTCTTCTAACTCTCCTATCCCTTCCAACGAAGTTCTCTCTTGGAAACCTCTCCTTTctcccaacaacaacaacaacaacgacagCACTATCAATCAAG CTTCTAATAGGGGATCAACAGGGAACTTTGGCAGACTGAAATTTCGAAGAATGAGAGATCTAGTTAGAAAAAGCTACACAAAAAACAAAGAACGTGATGTTATTGAACACGATGAACACAATGTTAGAAATACCTCTTCTCAATCATCAACAAGTTCATATGGTGAACCTGATCAgttaaaagagaaacaaaagcTCAGTGCTCGAGCTCTTGCCAAAATTCAACAGCTAGAATCCAGAAAAAATTCCCCAAAAACAATCAGAATGGAAGATGAAGGCTATAATGGTGAATTTGATGCAGAATCTGCCCGATTAGTTGATTCTGGATCAAAAGCTTCTGCTTCTTCCTTGCGTGGATGGGGCGGAGGGCAATCAATTCATCACAGATCTATGGGGGAAGAAATTTCCAGAGGAAGGCAAAACTTGGATGATCGGAACAATTTCTTTAGTAGAAAATCCTTTCAGGATATGGGATGCAGTGACTATATGATAGAAGCCTTAAGGAATCAGCATTTTGTGCGCCCTTCACATATTCAG TCTATGACATTTGAACCCATCATGGCTGGAAAGAGCTGCATAATATCTGATCAAAGTGGATCTGGAAAGACTTTGGCTTATCTACTACCACTTATTCAACGTCTTAGGCAAGAAGAACTTCAAGGACTTAGCAAACTGTCACCTCAAAGTCCTCGTGTTGTAATATTGGCACCAACAGCTGAATTGGCTTCTCAG GTTTTAAATACTTGCCGTTCATTCTCAAAATCTGGTGTTCCATTCCGTTCTATGGTTGTTACTGGTGGTTTTCGCCAGAGAACCCAACTGGAGAACCTAAGACAGGAGTTAGACGTTCTTATTGCAACTCCTGGTCGGTTTATGTTTCTTATCAAAGAGGGTTACTTGCAGTTAACTAACCTCAAGTG TGCTGTGCTGGATGAGGTTGACATCCTCTTTAATGATGAGGATTTTGAGACTGCATTTCAATGCTTGATTAATTCGTCACCTATCATCACACAATATCTATTTGTGACTGCTACTTTGCCCATGGACATATACAACAAGTTGATAGAAAGTTTTCCTGATTGCGAACTAGTGACTGGTCCTGGTATGCACCGTACAAGCCCTGGCTTGGAAGAG GTCCTTGTAGATTGTAGTGGAGATGAAACAGCTGAAAAAAGTCCGGATACAGCTTTTCTCAACAAAAAGAATGCACTACTTCAGCTGGTGGAACGTAGCCCAGTTCCAAAAACAATTGTCTTCTGTAACAAG ATCCTGCATGTATATGCAGATTGA